Proteins from a single region of Nitrospirota bacterium:
- a CDS encoding V-type ATPase subunit, translated as MDDYAYLNARIRFLRSELLDPRVYGELMSLPDLISARGVLGKTVYEKVLGDSSDRPSLSRLEAGIREEWARTVNKIHQMTDGRPKAYLQGLTAWWEGENLKAILRGKTNHFGEQEIFSILLPIGSLNPSALRELVRQPSVQGMVDRLVAWRSPYAKPLNIALKNQPDLKRLDLLELSLDRFIFEEVFKKITNGGQDASLFHQLAGLMVDKLNLLTAFKVFREGGFAASDPADYFIRGGNHVILKVFQKVARAQDLNDAIEMIKKTPYSGVVAGIKPEGELFPALRLEIGLNRFILRRARKMGVDDPLGFGLIAGYFLQKYFEVVNLRMIFRTKSYGMYDSDIRSLLVV; from the coding sequence ATGGATGATTACGCTTATCTCAATGCCCGCATCCGGTTTCTAAGATCGGAATTGTTGGACCCTCGAGTTTACGGGGAACTGATGAGCCTTCCTGACCTCATCTCCGCCAGGGGAGTTCTTGGAAAGACGGTTTATGAAAAGGTTCTGGGGGATTCTTCGGATAGACCGTCCTTGAGCCGGCTGGAGGCGGGTATCCGGGAGGAGTGGGCGCGGACGGTCAACAAGATTCACCAAATGACCGATGGGCGTCCAAAGGCGTATCTCCAGGGTTTAACGGCGTGGTGGGAGGGGGAGAACCTTAAGGCAATCCTCAGAGGCAAAACCAATCATTTTGGAGAACAGGAAATTTTTTCAATCCTCCTGCCCATAGGGTCTTTAAACCCATCGGCTCTCCGGGAGTTGGTTCGTCAGCCGTCGGTGCAAGGAATGGTCGATAGGCTGGTTGCCTGGCGTTCTCCCTATGCCAAACCTTTGAACATAGCTTTAAAAAATCAACCTGACCTTAAGAGGCTGGATCTCCTGGAACTCTCCCTGGATCGATTTATCTTCGAGGAGGTCTTCAAAAAAATAACAAATGGCGGACAGGATGCGAGCCTGTTTCACCAGCTGGCGGGTCTTATGGTTGACAAATTAAATCTTCTGACGGCATTTAAAGTTTTTCGTGAAGGAGGATTCGCGGCCTCCGACCCCGCCGATTATTTTATTCGGGGGGGAAATCACGTGATTCTAAAGGTTTTTCAAAAGGTAGCCCGTGCGCAAGATTTAAACGACGCCATTGAAATGATCAAAAAAACACCTTATTCCGGCGTTGTCGCCGGGATAAAACCGGAGGGAGAGCTCTTCCCGGCCCTCCGGTTAGAAATCGGTTTAAACCGGTTCATTCTTCGGCGGGCCAGAAAAATGGGGGTAGACGACCCCCTTGGATTTGGTTTAATCGCAGGATATTTTTTACAAAAATATTTTGAGGTGGTTAATCTTCGAATGATATTCAGGACAAAGTCTTACGGGATGTATGATTCTGATATTCGGTCGTTGTTGGTGGTTTAG
- a CDS encoding V-type ATP synthase subunit F encodes MAWIAALTNPEMALGFRLAGIETFSAQDALEAEGLLKGLLERKLPGIVVISEEFLPYFSEGTRKKVEENFQPVCVPVPHIQSWREGEKKEEYLSRLMQNVMGYQIKIKR; translated from the coding sequence GTGGCCTGGATTGCGGCTCTGACAAACCCGGAAATGGCTTTAGGATTTCGGTTAGCCGGGATCGAAACTTTTTCGGCTCAAGACGCCCTTGAAGCCGAAGGCCTTCTGAAGGGTTTATTAGAGAGAAAGCTGCCGGGTATTGTGGTGATTAGCGAGGAGTTTCTTCCTTATTTTTCCGAAGGGACTCGGAAAAAGGTTGAAGAAAATTTTCAGCCGGTATGTGTTCCGGTCCCCCATATTCAATCATGGCGGGAAGGAGAGAAAAAGGAAGAATATCTCTCCCGGTTAATGCAAAACGTAATGGGTTACCAAATTAAAATTAAACGATGA